The genomic window CCTAAGATGAGCTTTCCATTTTTTCTACAATGGGAGCTATCTCAACTTTTTCTCTACCATTTATTTCATTCAGGATTGAAACCTAACTTTCTTTGTGTAGGTACTGATGCTGCTGCACCATCGGTTAAGAGAAATGATATAGTGGCTCTTGCAAGCGGTATGATGAATTCTTTGATCCTTTATAATTTATGATGAATGTGTTATCGACGGGTGATAATTATGCATGTCACAATGAATATACGAATTAAATGGTGATTTCTTAAATAAGTATAACTTCTCTTTCATGAATGTGTTCATCAAATGGTAACAATTATAGCCACTACAGATCAATATATTGCTTATTGTATGTGGTATAGGAGAAATGCTTAAGTCGAAATTGCTTACTATAGGTACTTTCATTTAAATTGAAATCCTGGTGGCTTAATCAGTTCATATTTTGATGCTGCATGATGAatggaaaattttaaattcatcgCTCTGTGTATAACATTGTCCATGAAAGTGATTATATTTATGAGGCGTTCAATTTTAAGGCTCATTCTGTGCATGCTGGTAACTTAATCCTGACGAGtcctatatatttatattaattagttGCTCAATATTATAGGTGGATTAGCTGAAGTACTCAATGTCCAAGAAAATAGACGGAGTGAAGGAGAAAAGATGAAGAAGTTGTCCGAGTCCTTATGGAAAAACAGCAGGATGTCTCTGGATGATTTTCTAGGAAATACAGAAGCAAACATAAGTCCAGTTGTTGATGCTCGTATTTCCAGGCTTCTGTAAATTGATTCATCTTCTGCTGCTGTAGGTTTAGGTTGAACTAatgataaatgaaaaaaatgttaTGATGACAAGACACGTAAAGTGATGATTGTGGTGAAGCATTAGATGAATTCTTTATGGTAGTAACATAACACTATCCATTGTTGGATATATTAGTACTTTAATCAATGGATTAGGTTTAGTATTGGGAACTTATTCAAACTTGaaatttgaaactttcagaTGAAGTTCCTCTTGTTCTAATAATATTGATGCAAAATGACAATTAAGACACTGTGTCCAGTAAAATTGTTAAGattctttttcttcatatttgTCCAAAGATGTATTGGAGGGTGTTTGCTTCTTAAAATCTATTAAGtcaattattttactttttatcaGGAACTATCTGACTCTAATGGTATTGATAATCTAATGGACAAAAGATCCCTTGGTTATGCATATAGGAGTCGAGAAGGAGATGTCGAACGGACTCTAAAGACGTCGAAACAGGAGTAGGTGGCAAGTTTGTGGACTAAATGCTGTTTGGTTCTCAATGTAGGCATATTCAGAAATATTTTTGCCTTTTCATTGATCAAAGTTTGCTTTTTATTCGGGAATTAGAAGTCTGGACTAAACCCAATAGTGAAAAATATCACCCAATGTATAGATCTTCTCTAAactattttaaagaaaattagCTCTTCCCATTTTCTTTGGTAACTAGAGTGGCCTTTTTGGTTAAAGCTTCTACACAGTATATGATGGTGCATGCATCTTTTTTCCGAATATGACATTGTATACTATTGTACTGTTGCACTTTCTATATGACATCATATTTTAAGAGACCGATTAGGTTTATGTTGTGATTACAAAAGGGAAAacatttaaaattcaaataaccaaTATATTTGCAACGAAAATTTTACTTCTCAGATCAACttcttgaaaagaaaaaaaaaagaaattatagggaaaaaaattatcttatattcacaaacttaattttttttttttattttgctttataCGAATAACGGGCTACATGTGTCCCATATGGGCTAGCCCGTATTTTAAACTGAATTTTATGATCGGGCTAAAAGCCATAAAAAAGAATCGGGCTAATATTTTAAGGTTCAAACTCTATATATATTCGGGTTTGGCAAGACAGACAAACAAGTTAGTCCATTTTAACAGCTCTacatcaaaaaacaaaaattgtgtatttttttaataagaaattgtgtattttctttattatagttgcaaaacaaattatagtcaataattattaaaaaatattgtgtattTTCTTTACTACGTGTCTCTTAAATATGATTAGTCAATAAGGATGAAAATTTGACCCATCCACAGTGGGCACCCGGAAAAAATACTCGCAACGAGTAGAGTAAAACCCACATTTGGATACATGCATTggtatgagtaattacccaTAAAAATGAGCGGGTATGAGTGCGggtatgtatatcaatttattttatatcccACCACATACCCACgtacccacataatatatatataggcacaaacctaaataaaatgtatttaggcacacacacaaaaaatcaacacattaaatgaaaaataatatagtcacatcaatcatattattttaattcattttcatttttttttgtgagtgTCTCTAACACCATGACATTTATATTTGTGCCTATAGTAGCATTTCCCCTTTCTTGATGGGAAAAGCTAAATTTGTGAAGAATGATGAGGAATAACAAAGTCAAATATGTGGGTTGGACTTCTTAGCATTTGTGAGTTGgattaaaaatactcaaataGCTACACTTACTGTTTGAAGACATTGTAGTCCATAACTTCCATGTAGTTGGTTGGGAAGTAGCGTAGTACTAGAAATTGTGAAGTTCCATCAAGAATTATGAAACAATtagatattatattttaataatcaaAAACAATCATATGTCATTGTAGGGTAATtagtttagtttttattttaactttttggGGATTTATTTTGCCTTATACGGATAACGGGCTACCCGTGTCCCCCGTGGGCTAGCCCGTATTTTAAACTGAATTTTCGGATCGGGCTAAaagccataaaaaaaaatcggacTAATATTTTAGGGTTCAAACTCTACATATTCGGGTTTGACGAGCAAGCCGAACGAGTTAGTCCATTTTAACAGCGCTACCTCAAAGAACAAAAATTGTgcctttttttaataagaaaatgtgtattttcattattatagttgctaaacaaattatagataataattattaaaaaatattgtatattcTATTTACTTGTCTATTAAGTCTTATTAGTCaatatatttatcataaaataattggGATCTCATGTTGAAGATTTCCTGATTTATTACACATAAATATTTTCAACAATGCATCATAGTTTTAGCCTAATTTTTTATCTCCCAAGgttttaatattagtattataaaaatttgattttaagttTAATACACCCGTGCGAAGCACGGGTAAAACCCTAGTTacaatatcaaatcaaattaattaaactttagGATCAAAAGAGTTGCATGTCAATGTCACAGAAAGGTTCTCCCTCTCTAATAGAGACTACATATAAGGTTGCATCTAAATAGTTTCAACCTGCACCAAAATAGTTTTTGCCAAAAAGGATGACAAAGCCCAAAACccaattcaattttaaaaatctaaaattcacaataaatataacttttagtcaaaatcacaataataccttaaataataacaataaactacaaaacttattaaaaataaaatctccAACTTAAAGACCGACTAATTCGAGAAACACCAATCTCTCATTAACAAAGTCTAACTGAAACCAAAAATGACAATTTTAAGATTTCACCATCAAACGACTCAcaagtgttttttttgtttttgttaagtAGTTGGTGATTAAATTTTTTCACTCTTAGTCCCATAggtgtagctcaaatggtagttAACAGATACATTATTTGAGTGGTCAGAGTTCGAACCTCAAATTCTacatttctccacatttaaatgtgtgagtctagccactaggctacttaaccaaaaaaaatattcaccCTTAAAATGAGTAAATGAAGTGTTTGTAGCTTGAaactcgatttttttttttactttcaccactagtttaatctgatttggaggtcagttctgggcttctagcatcaagtggtttcaactccctcccaatcgcagttgcgAGGGATCGCACCATGGTCCTttctaccaagttcaacgtcaatcaccactgaactgaaccaactaacgattggttcgAAACTCGACTTTCgacatatataataaataatgtgATATCTTTATTAACGGAATTAAACCGAGAggatttaataaattattacaaaattaattaataatgaatAATTAAGATTGCAACAATTAAGACGACTTATTATCTTCTTACAAAGtgattttcttatttattaagTGGGTTGAAGATAGATTGAAGAACAAGGACAAGGACTACGGAAGAAGAGggtaacaataacaacaaacacATTAACACAAACCATAGTATGTGTTACTTGGTCTGATTCCGAGTCTTTCGAGTCTATAAGTTCCATAATAATCGCTTCCTAAAATCCATTTTTCTGATTCTATAAACTGACTTGAGTCAACACAACCAAACACATCACAAAAATGGGTTCGGGAAGCAGAAACTACTCTGCAAATCCGAACGATTACAGGCTTCTAGAAGAAGTCGGTTACGGTGCAAGCGCAACGGTTTATCATGCAATCTACATCCCTTACAACGAAGAAGTTGCAGTGAAATCTCTCGATCTAGATCGATGCAATTCAAATTTCGATGATATACGAAAAGAAGCACAGATCATGAGCTTAATTGATCATCGTAACGTTGTTAAATCGTATTGTTCATTCGTTGTGGATCGTAAACTTTGGGTGATTATGCCTTTTATGGCTCAAGGTTCTTGTTTGCATCTAATGAAAACTGCTTATCCTGATGGATTTGAAGAAGATGCTATTGGATCGATTCTCAAAGAAACTCTTAAAGCTTTGGATTATTTACATCAACATGGTCACATTCATCGTGATGTTAAAGCTGGTAATATTTTGCTTGATTCTAATGGTGAAGTCAAACTATCTGACTTTGGTGTTTCTGCTTCTATGTTTGATACTGGTGATCGTCAGCGTTCTAGAAATACTTTTGTTGGTACTCCTTGCTGGTAATAATTCGTTATCGTTATCGTTGTTTATGCATATTATGTGTTTGTCATATTGTTTGTTTAGTTTATGAATTCGTTGATTATGCTTATTATGTGTTTTTTGAATGAAGGATGGCGCCGGAGGTGCTGCAACCTGGTACTGGTTATAATTTCAAGGCTGATATTTGGTCTTTTGGAATTACTGCACTTGAGTTGGCTCATGGTCATGCGCCGTTTTCTAAGTATCCTCCAATGAAGGTGTGTATCTATTTATCTATGTGTATCTGTTTGTATGTGTGTGAAGGGgaaaatgtgttttttgttCGATTCAGTTTTTGTCGTTATCGTGTAATTTAAAGTATAAAGAATGTTATTGGTGAAGTGAGGGAGATAGTGACTTGCTACTATAAATTGTTTGTGTTATTATGTATGTAGGTTTTACTCATGACCATACAAAATGCACCTCCTGGCCTTGATTACGATCGTGATAGAAAGTTCTCGAAGGTATGCCTTTTCTTTCTGCCTACACGTTGCATTTTTACTTACCCGAGATACTTCTTTATTACGTATATATGTATGCATGTATGTttgtggttttgttttgttcgTT from Trifolium pratense cultivar HEN17-A07 linkage group LG1, ARS_RC_1.1, whole genome shotgun sequence includes these protein-coding regions:
- the LOC123923891 gene encoding uncharacterized protein LOC123923891, translated to MALMYRRKAIEEKSSSLVVQEGLYNKVAKILKFPAAESEGTDAAAPSVKRNDIVALASGGLAEVLNVQENRRSEGEKMKKLSESLWKNSRMSLDDFLGNTEANISPVVDARISRLL